A genomic region of Janthinobacterium lividum contains the following coding sequences:
- a CDS encoding beta-ketoacyl-ACP synthase III gives MKQVVISGTGLYTPPFSISNEELVTCFNAYAEKFNADNADAIAAGTVTALDLSSVAFIEKASGIKSRFVMEKEGILDPARMVSRIAERSDDELSLQAEMAVAAARDALARAGRTPADIDMVLVACSNMQRAYPAMAVEVQDALGIDGYGFDMNVACSSATFGIQQAVAAVQSGQARAVLVLNPEITSGHLNWRDRDSHFIFGDACTAIIVEAKDTAVSRHQFEIIGTELKTRFSNAIRNNFGFLNRFDESGVGQADKLFRQQGRKVFKEVCPMAAEMIKATLAKAGVEVAQVSRYWLHQANLNMNLLIARLILGRDAEANEAPVILDTYANTSSAGSIIAFHKYQDDMTAGATGVICSFGAGYSIGCVIVRKV, from the coding sequence ATGAAACAAGTCGTCATCAGCGGTACCGGACTGTACACGCCGCCATTTTCGATCTCCAACGAAGAGCTGGTCACCTGCTTCAATGCCTACGCTGAAAAGTTCAATGCCGACAACGCCGACGCGATCGCCGCGGGCACAGTGACGGCGCTAGATCTGTCGAGCGTGGCCTTCATCGAAAAGGCGTCCGGCATCAAGTCGCGCTTCGTGATGGAAAAGGAAGGCATCCTCGATCCGGCGCGCATGGTCTCGCGCATTGCGGAACGGAGCGATGACGAACTGTCCCTGCAAGCGGAAATGGCGGTTGCCGCCGCGCGCGACGCGCTGGCGCGCGCGGGCCGCACGCCAGCCGATATCGACATGGTACTGGTGGCTTGCAGCAATATGCAGCGCGCCTACCCGGCCATGGCCGTGGAAGTGCAGGATGCGCTGGGCATCGACGGTTATGGTTTTGATATGAACGTGGCGTGCTCGTCCGCCACCTTCGGCATCCAGCAAGCCGTGGCCGCCGTGCAAAGCGGCCAGGCGCGCGCCGTGCTGGTCCTGAATCCCGAGATCACCAGCGGCCACCTGAACTGGCGCGACCGCGACAGCCATTTTATTTTTGGCGACGCCTGCACCGCAATCATCGTGGAAGCCAAGGACACGGCCGTATCCAGGCACCAGTTCGAGATCATCGGCACGGAACTGAAAACGCGCTTCTCTAACGCCATCCGCAACAATTTCGGCTTCCTCAACCGTTTTGACGAGTCCGGCGTGGGCCAGGCCGATAAACTGTTCCGCCAGCAAGGCCGCAAGGTCTTCAAGGAAGTGTGCCCGATGGCCGCCGAGATGATCAAGGCGACCCTGGCCAAGGCCGGCGTGGAAGTGGCGCAAGTCTCCCGCTACTGGCTGCACCAGGCGAACCTGAACATGAACTTGCTGATCGCGCGCCTGATCCTGGGCCGCGACGCGGAAGCCAACGAAGCGCCCGTGATCCTCGACACCTACGCCAACACCTCGTCGGCCGGCTCCATCATCGCCTTCCATAAATATCAGGATGACATGACGGCGGGCGCCACGGGCGTCATCTGCTCGTTCGGCGCCGGTTATTCCATCGGCTGCGTGATCGTGCGCAAGGTGTAA
- a CDS encoding S41 family peptidase yields the protein MMGKLKNTGLIGLGVVAGVAVSLQFSAMAQKTVEPPLPLEELRQLADVFGLIKSDYVEPVEDKKLLEDAISGMVASLDPHSAYLDKKAYAELREGSEGKFVGLGIEIGLSEDGYIKIVSPIEDSPAYRAGIKAGDLITRLDGQPVKGVSLDDNVKRMRGEPGTKVSLTIARKDEPQPLAFTITREEIHQKSVKAKMVEPGYAWLRVSQFQEPTVDDMAAQITALYQQDPNIKGMVLDLRNDPGGVLQGAIGVSAAFLPKDAAIVSTNGQLPDSKQVFYGGAEYYTFRSEGDALAKLPAAIKKVPLVVLVNTGSASASEIVAGALQDYKRATIIGTQTFGKGSVQTIRQLTADTAVKLTTARYYTPNGRSIQAKGIVPDLLVDENADGDGLNGLRIREADLTKHLSNDRDQESSKAAPVNDEMEEQLRIIALEKTRKPLEFGSKDDFQLHQALNHLKGLPVQLAKAEPVVVQADVKKEQKK from the coding sequence ATGATGGGCAAACTCAAAAATACCGGCTTGATCGGCCTGGGCGTGGTGGCCGGCGTCGCCGTGTCGCTGCAATTTTCCGCCATGGCGCAAAAGACCGTCGAGCCGCCCCTGCCGCTGGAAGAGCTGCGCCAGCTGGCCGACGTATTTGGCCTGATCAAGTCCGATTACGTCGAGCCGGTGGAAGACAAGAAACTGCTGGAAGACGCCATTTCCGGCATGGTCGCCTCGCTCGACCCCCATTCCGCCTACCTGGACAAGAAAGCCTACGCCGAACTGCGCGAAGGCTCCGAAGGCAAGTTCGTCGGCCTGGGCATTGAAATCGGCCTCAGCGAAGACGGCTACATCAAGATCGTCTCGCCCATCGAGGATTCTCCCGCCTACCGCGCCGGCATCAAGGCCGGCGATCTGATCACCCGCCTTGATGGCCAGCCCGTGAAAGGCGTCAGCCTGGACGACAACGTCAAGCGCATGCGCGGCGAACCGGGCACCAAGGTGTCGCTGACGATTGCCCGCAAGGATGAACCGCAACCGCTGGCCTTCACCATCACGCGCGAGGAAATCCACCAGAAGAGCGTGAAGGCGAAGATGGTCGAGCCCGGCTACGCCTGGCTGCGCGTGTCGCAATTCCAGGAACCGACCGTCGACGACATGGCCGCGCAAATCACGGCGTTATACCAGCAAGACCCGAACATCAAGGGCATGGTGCTGGACTTGCGCAACGATCCGGGCGGCGTGCTGCAGGGCGCCATCGGCGTCTCGGCCGCCTTCCTGCCGAAGGACGCGGCCATCGTCTCGACGAATGGCCAGTTGCCGGATTCGAAACAGGTGTTCTACGGCGGCGCCGAATACTATACCTTCCGTTCGGAAGGCGATGCCTTGGCGAAATTGCCGGCCGCCATCAAGAAAGTGCCGCTGGTGGTGCTCGTCAACACGGGGTCGGCCTCGGCCTCGGAAATCGTCGCCGGCGCCCTGCAGGATTACAAGCGTGCCACCATCATCGGCACGCAGACCTTCGGCAAGGGTTCCGTGCAAACCATCCGCCAGCTGACAGCCGACACGGCCGTCAAGCTGACGACGGCCCGCTACTACACGCCGAACGGCCGCTCGATCCAGGCTAAGGGCATCGTGCCCGACCTGCTGGTCGATGAAAATGCGGACGGCGATGGCCTCAACGGCTTGCGCATCCGCGAAGCGGACCTGACCAAGCACCTGAGCAACGACCGCGACCAGGAAAGCTCCAAGGCCGCGCCCGTCAACGACGAGATGGAAGAGCAATTGCGCATCATCGCCCTGGAAAAGACCCGCAAGCCGCTGGAATTTGGCAGCAAGGACGATTTTCAATTGCACCAGGCGCTGAACCACCTGAAGGGTCTGCCGGTGCAACTGGCCAAGGCCGAACCGGTGGTGGTGCAGGCCGACGTCAAGAAAGAACAGAAAAAGTAA
- a CDS encoding M13 family metallopeptidase: MNRYLLSSLTLTLLAAFAHAAEPVSASAAPTVAPGVAPSAPAAAGVVSGIDVQYIDPAVRVQDDFFTHLNGKWLATAEIPADKSSWGSFAKLRDDTTPQLRGIIEATQKDKNRKAGSEAQKISDLYASYMDEAKLEALGTKPLAGELNRIRSLRDKKGVPALIAHLSQTGVATPYAVYVGQDARASTKYAAYVSQSGLGMPDRDYYLEAKQAGVKEKYQAHVEKMLAMAGDKNAAARAKAVVALETALAEVQWTKVENRDPVKRYNKTDINKLNDLTPGYDLKSGLAALGIANKVDYVIVNQPSYLAGYNKVLASADLDTLKAYFEWQLLRSYASYLSKNFVDESFAFYGTVLSGVTENQPRWKRGVGAVEGVLGEAVGKLYVAQYFPAERKAHMQELVKNVLAAYKDSIDTLDWMSPETKKEAQAKLAKFTPKIAYPNKWRDYTKLQIVQGDLVGNMMRAANFGSARQVAKLGKPIDREEWGMTPQTVNAYYSSTMNEIVFPASILQPPFFDANADDAVNYGAIGAVIGHEISHGFDDKGSQSDGDGNLRDWWTPADRKNFAAKADALTKQYDGYSPLPGYHVNGALTLGENIADNSGVAIAYKAYKISLGGKPAPVLDGLTGDQRFYMGFGQVWRSKMREAQQIVQIKTDPHSPGQYRANGTMVNQPGFYEAFGVKPGDKMYVAPENRVIIW; this comes from the coding sequence GTGAATCGCTATCTCTTGAGCAGTCTGACCCTGACCCTGTTGGCTGCGTTTGCCCATGCCGCCGAACCCGTATCCGCCTCTGCCGCCCCGACCGTGGCGCCCGGCGTCGCACCTTCCGCACCTGCCGCCGCCGGCGTCGTTTCCGGTATCGATGTGCAGTACATCGACCCCGCCGTGCGCGTGCAGGACGATTTCTTCACCCATTTGAACGGCAAGTGGCTGGCCACGGCCGAGATTCCTGCCGACAAGTCGAGCTGGGGTTCGTTCGCCAAGCTGCGCGATGACACCACGCCACAGTTGCGCGGCATCATCGAAGCCACGCAAAAGGACAAGAACAGGAAAGCCGGTTCCGAAGCGCAGAAAATCAGCGACCTGTACGCCAGCTACATGGATGAAGCCAAGCTCGAGGCGCTGGGCACGAAGCCGCTGGCCGGCGAACTGAACCGCATCCGCTCGCTGCGCGACAAGAAGGGCGTGCCGGCCCTGATCGCCCACCTGAGCCAGACGGGCGTGGCCACGCCGTACGCCGTCTACGTGGGTCAGGATGCCCGTGCCTCGACGAAATATGCGGCATATGTGAGCCAAAGCGGCCTGGGCATGCCGGACCGCGACTACTACCTGGAAGCCAAGCAGGCTGGCGTCAAGGAAAAATACCAGGCGCACGTGGAAAAGATGCTGGCCATGGCGGGCGACAAGAACGCCGCCGCCCGCGCCAAGGCTGTCGTTGCGCTGGAAACGGCCCTGGCCGAAGTGCAATGGACCAAGGTCGAGAACCGCGACCCCGTCAAACGCTACAACAAGACCGACATCAATAAACTGAACGACCTGACCCCGGGCTACGACCTGAAGTCCGGCCTGGCCGCCCTGGGCATTGCCAACAAGGTCGATTACGTCATCGTCAACCAGCCGAGCTACCTGGCCGGCTACAACAAGGTGCTCGCGTCTGCCGACCTGGATACCCTGAAAGCGTATTTCGAATGGCAGTTGCTGCGCAGCTATGCCAGCTACCTGTCGAAAAATTTTGTCGATGAAAGCTTTGCCTTCTACGGCACGGTGCTCAGCGGCGTGACGGAAAACCAGCCGCGCTGGAAGCGTGGCGTGGGCGCTGTCGAAGGCGTGCTGGGCGAAGCCGTCGGCAAACTGTATGTCGCGCAATACTTCCCGGCAGAACGCAAGGCGCACATGCAGGAGCTGGTGAAAAACGTGCTGGCCGCCTACAAGGACAGCATCGACACCCTGGACTGGATGAGCCCGGAAACCAAGAAGGAAGCGCAAGCCAAGCTGGCCAAGTTCACGCCGAAGATCGCGTATCCGAACAAATGGCGCGATTACACGAAGCTGCAAATCGTCCAGGGCGACCTGGTGGGCAACATGATGCGCGCCGCCAATTTCGGTTCCGCGCGCCAGGTGGCCAAGCTGGGCAAACCGATCGACCGCGAAGAGTGGGGCATGACGCCGCAAACGGTGAACGCCTATTACAGCTCGACGATGAATGAAATCGTCTTCCCCGCGTCCATCCTGCAGCCGCCGTTCTTTGACGCCAACGCGGACGACGCCGTCAACTATGGCGCCATCGGCGCCGTCATCGGCCATGAAATCAGCCACGGCTTCGACGACAAGGGCAGCCAGTCCGATGGCGACGGCAACCTGCGCGACTGGTGGACCCCGGCCGACCGCAAGAATTTCGCTGCCAAGGCCGACGCGCTGACCAAGCAATATGACGGTTACAGCCCATTGCCGGGCTATCACGTCAACGGTGCACTGACTCTGGGCGAGAATATCGCCGACAACTCGGGTGTGGCGATCGCCTACAAGGCCTATAAAATCTCGCTGGGCGGCAAGCCGGCGCCCGTGCTGGACGGCCTGACGGGCGACCAGCGCTTCTACATGGGCTTTGGCCAGGTGTGGCGCAGCAAGATGCGCGAAGCGCAGCAGATCGTGCAGATCAAGACCGACCCGCATTCGCCGGGCCAGTACCGCGCGAATGGCACCATGGTCAACCAGCCTGGCTTCTACGAAGCGTTTGGCGTGAAACCGGGCGACAAGATGTATGTCGCGCCGGAAAACCGCGTGATCATCTGGTAA
- a CDS encoding M13 family metallopeptidase: MNRYLLSALTLSLLAGVSGMAGAADAAKKTAAAPATAVAGAALTSGIAVEYVDPAVRAQDDLFQHLNGKWLAETVIPADKSSWGSFAKLADDTQTQLRGIVEGAAADKARAAGSNAQKIGDFYNSFMDEAKLESLGLTPLSAELAKIAALQDKAELPAVIAHFSKLGVTSPYDFGIHQDAKDSTKYVADIVQSGLGLPDRDYYLEAGKADTRAKYLAHVEKMLSLAGDANAAANAKAIVALETDLAKAQWSNVQNRDPVKTYNKVELAKLAAVAPGYDWARYLKDTGIAGKVNYVIVSQPSYLKGFAEIANKTPLETWKAYFQWHLLHANAGYLPKAYVDENFAFYGTTLTGVTEMRPRWKRGVGAVEGALGEAVGQLYVEQYFPAERKVRMEALVKNLMTAYKQSIDKLDWMSPVTKKQAQIKLAKFTTKIGYPNKWRDYSGLTVAPDDLIGNIQRSHLLNYNRELNKLGQPIDRDEWGMTPQTVNAYYNPELNEIVFPAAILQAPFFDANADDAVNYGAIGGVIGHEISHGFDDQGAQYDGDGNLRDWWTKADHKNFAKKTKQLVAQYNSFSPVKGHFVNGELTLGENIADNSGVAIAYKAYKLSLNGKQAPVIDGFTGEQRFYAGFAQVWRMKMREAQQLVLLKTDPHSPGQFRANGTMRNQPGFYQAFDVKPGDKMYLPPKDRVIMW, encoded by the coding sequence GTGAATCGTTATTTGTTAAGTGCATTGACCCTGAGTTTGCTGGCCGGCGTGTCCGGCATGGCTGGCGCCGCTGATGCGGCCAAGAAAACCGCCGCCGCTCCCGCCACGGCCGTCGCCGGCGCGGCGCTGACGTCCGGCATCGCCGTCGAATACGTCGATCCTGCCGTGCGCGCGCAGGACGATCTGTTCCAGCACCTGAATGGCAAATGGCTGGCGGAAACCGTGATTCCTGCCGACAAGTCGAGCTGGGGCAGCTTTGCCAAGCTGGCCGACGATACGCAAACGCAGCTGCGCGGCATCGTCGAAGGCGCTGCCGCTGACAAGGCCCGCGCGGCCGGTTCGAATGCCCAGAAGATCGGTGATTTCTATAACAGCTTCATGGATGAAGCCAAGCTGGAAAGCCTGGGCCTGACCCCCTTGAGTGCGGAGCTGGCGAAGATCGCCGCGCTGCAGGACAAGGCGGAATTGCCTGCCGTAATCGCCCATTTCAGCAAGCTGGGCGTGACTTCGCCTTACGACTTCGGCATCCACCAGGACGCCAAGGATTCCACCAAGTACGTGGCCGACATCGTGCAGAGCGGCCTGGGCTTGCCTGACCGCGACTACTACCTGGAAGCAGGCAAGGCCGACACGCGCGCCAAATACCTGGCCCACGTGGAAAAAATGTTGAGCCTGGCCGGCGACGCGAACGCGGCCGCCAATGCGAAAGCCATTGTGGCGCTGGAAACGGATCTGGCCAAGGCGCAATGGAGCAATGTGCAGAACCGCGATCCCGTCAAGACCTACAACAAGGTGGAACTGGCGAAACTGGCCGCCGTGGCGCCAGGCTACGACTGGGCCCGCTACCTGAAGGATACGGGCATCGCCGGCAAAGTCAATTACGTGATCGTCAGCCAGCCCAGCTACCTGAAGGGTTTTGCCGAGATCGCCAACAAGACTCCGCTGGAAACGTGGAAAGCGTATTTCCAGTGGCACTTGCTGCACGCTAACGCCGGCTACCTGCCGAAAGCGTACGTCGATGAAAACTTCGCCTTCTATGGCACCACCCTGACGGGCGTGACGGAAATGCGTCCGCGCTGGAAACGCGGCGTGGGCGCCGTCGAAGGCGCGCTGGGCGAAGCCGTGGGTCAGCTGTACGTGGAGCAGTATTTCCCGGCCGAACGCAAGGTGCGCATGGAAGCGCTGGTGAAAAACCTGATGACGGCTTACAAGCAGAGCATCGACAAGCTTGACTGGATGAGCCCAGTCACCAAGAAACAGGCGCAGATCAAGCTGGCCAAGTTCACCACCAAGATCGGCTATCCGAACAAATGGCGCGATTACTCGGGCCTGACGGTGGCGCCGGACGATTTGATCGGCAACATCCAGCGTTCGCACTTGCTGAACTACAACCGCGAGTTGAACAAGCTGGGCCAGCCCATCGACCGCGACGAGTGGGGCATGACGCCGCAGACCGTGAACGCCTATTACAACCCTGAGCTGAACGAAATCGTCTTCCCGGCCGCCATCCTGCAAGCGCCGTTCTTCGACGCCAACGCGGACGACGCCGTCAACTATGGCGCCATCGGCGGTGTGATCGGCCATGAAATCAGCCACGGCTTCGACGACCAGGGCGCCCAGTACGACGGCGACGGCAACCTGCGCGACTGGTGGACCAAGGCCGACCATAAAAACTTCGCCAAGAAAACCAAGCAATTGGTGGCGCAGTACAACAGCTTCAGCCCCGTCAAGGGCCACTTCGTCAACGGCGAACTGACCCTGGGCGAAAACATCGCCGACAATTCCGGCGTGGCAATTGCGTATAAGGCGTACAAATTGTCGCTGAACGGCAAACAAGCTCCCGTCATCGACGGCTTCACGGGCGAGCAGCGCTTCTACGCGGGCTTTGCCCAGGTCTGGCGCATGAAGATGCGCGAAGCGCAGCAACTGGTCTTGCTGAAAACGGACCCGCACTCGCCAGGCCAGTTCCGCGCCAATGGCACCATGCGCAACCAGCCCGGCTTCTACCAGGCCTTCGACGTGAAACCGGGCGACAAGATGTATTTGCCACCGAAAGACCGCGTCATCATGTGGTAA
- a CDS encoding c-type cytochrome, with protein sequence MSDAHNEQQSAIKTPKQLLAAVAGFFLITVIGIILLVQFVTAQKLTGAGTDSQSPEAIAERLSPVANAGFTFKDASGPKVLQSGEAVYTATCVACHGAGVAGAPKFGDAGGWSARLAQGYDTVLKHAIEGLRAMPAKGGNPDLDDVEVARAVVYIANASGGKFKEPEVPAPATAADGAAAPVAEPAK encoded by the coding sequence ATGAGCGACGCACATAACGAACAACAATCAGCGATCAAAACGCCTAAACAATTGCTTGCCGCCGTAGCTGGCTTCTTCCTCATCACCGTCATCGGCATCATCCTGCTGGTGCAGTTCGTCACGGCGCAAAAACTGACGGGCGCCGGTACGGACAGCCAGTCGCCGGAAGCCATTGCCGAGCGCTTGAGTCCGGTTGCCAATGCCGGCTTCACCTTCAAGGATGCCAGCGGTCCGAAAGTGCTGCAAAGCGGCGAAGCCGTCTACACGGCGACCTGCGTGGCTTGCCATGGCGCCGGCGTGGCCGGTGCGCCGAAGTTTGGCGATGCGGGCGGCTGGTCGGCCCGCCTGGCCCAGGGCTACGATACGGTCCTGAAACACGCCATCGAAGGCTTGCGCGCGATGCCGGCCAAGGGCGGCAATCCCGACCTCGACGATGTGGAAGTGGCGCGCGCCGTCGTCTACATCGCCAATGCGTCGGGCGGCAAGTTCAAGGAACCGGAAGTGCCGGCACCAGCCACTGCCGCTGACGGCGCTGCCGCACCAGTCGCGGAACCTGCCAAGTAA